The region TCGCCCGCTGGCTCGGGCTGCCGGTCACCTCGGGCGTCGGCTTCGCCCTCGACCCCGCGGGCGTCACGGTCCTCGGCCACGAGCGGGGCGCGCCCCAGGTCGTCCGCTCCAACATCCCCGCGTGGCAGGATTCCGGCGACTGAGGGAGGTAGCCGGAACATGATCCGCAGGGTGACCGAGACCGACGTGCCCGCAGTGGTCGAGCTCGTCCACGACCTGGCCCGCTACGAGCGCGCCGAGCACGAGTGCCATCTCACCGAGGGACAGCTGCGCGAGGCGCTGTTCGGCCCGTCGCCCGCCGTCTTCGGCCACGTCGCCGAAGTGGACGGGGCGATCGGCGGCTTCGCGGTGTGGTTCCTGAACTTCTCGACCTGGCGCGGCGTGCACGGCATCTACCTGGAGGACCTCTACGTCCGCCCGGAGCACCGCGGCCTGGGGCTGGGCAAGGCGCTGCTGCAGACCCTGGCGCAGGAGTGCGTGGCCCGCGGCTACGCGCGCCTGGAGTGGTCGGTGCTCGACTGGAACGAGCCGTCGATCAACTTCTACAAGGCCGCCGGAGCCGTCCCGATGGACGAGTGGACCGTCTTCCGGCTGACCGACGACGCGCTGGTCTCGTTCGCGGGCTGAGCAAGGGTCCGGTCGGGCCAACGGCGTGCGGACCGTCCGCGTCGCAGCGGCGGCCTCAGCGGCCCTGGGCCACGGGCACGAGGAACGCACCGGCCGTCCGGCGCCACGTCGTGCGTCCGGAGGTCAGCTCTCGCGGTCGGCGTCCGGGGCGGGCCTGGAGTAGAACGCCCACTCCCGGCCCTCGCGGTTGAACATGAAGCACAGGACCGCGACGGACGGGGCGGCGATCGCGAAGCCGATCAGCGGCTGCCCGGACGGCCCGATCGCATACCAGGCGGCGCCGAGCAGCAGGAGCTGCAGCAGCATCGCCGGGGTGCGGGCCCAGTGCTTGCCCCGCACGAGCCCGATGCCCGCCGCGAGCACCGCGGCCGACAGCACGGTGTAGTACCCCGCCTCGCCGTAGGTCGAGCGGCGGTCCAGCTCACCAACGCCGCCGAGGTCCACGGCCGCGCCGCGGACCACCAGCGCGGTGGCGAAGACGAGTCCGGCCACCGCCTGCAGGGTGGTG is a window of Saccharopolyspora erythraea NRRL 2338 DNA encoding:
- a CDS encoding GNAT family N-acetyltransferase, whose amino-acid sequence is MIRRVTETDVPAVVELVHDLARYERAEHECHLTEGQLREALFGPSPAVFGHVAEVDGAIGGFAVWFLNFSTWRGVHGIYLEDLYVRPEHRGLGLGKALLQTLAQECVARGYARLEWSVLDWNEPSINFYKAAGAVPMDEWTVFRLTDDALVSFAG